Below is a window of Naumovozyma castellii chromosome 9, complete genome DNA.
GGTCACTGCTATAAGGCATGATCTTTCATATGTggagaataataataactaCACTGGATATGAAATTAACAAAATATATGGGGAATTCGAATCTTTAGAACGtgaattttttgaattgatcAGAAGTACACttttaaaatattcccTTCAAGCTCGAATTGGGAAAATGGATGGTATATTTGTTGCATATCATAATATTGCTAAGATATTTGGATTTCAGTACCTACCTTTAGAATCAATTGATTACTTAATTCATTCAAGTTACGATAAGGATTTTTCCAATGTTCTATACTTCAGAAATAAAATGCTACGTGGAATATATGGGGAAACTGGGTTTATACTCAAGCATCAACGTCAGGAACGTGAGATTGCATCATTAGTTGCAGACAAGGAGTTTAGAATGTCTGTTGTTCTATTTAGAAATCTCTTACAGcatattgaaaatgaattgaataagaGATCTATAAATTGGGAAAAATGTAAAATTATGATGAAAACTGTTTCTGTTAAGAAGAGGGTCAACGATGCAGGAATTCAACAAGTACCCCTTCTCAATGTGGTAGTCCTTCCGTTACCAGATGACTACAATGATAAATCATTGTTTACCGCCGGGATGACCGACAACGATTTATCGGCAGAAATAGCAAAGATTCGACAAGAAAGTGCCAAACtaatggaagaaaaatcaGATTCAATGCTAGGTTTTGAAGTAGAGCTGGATCATTTACTTTGCCATCATAAATCAAGTTTTGAAGTGCCCTCATTTGCTAAGGCTAAAAACAAGGTATTGGATTCTCAAACATGTCGTTTCCTCAATAAAAGGTTGAGCACCAATTATTACTTAAAATGTCCAACTTGGAAAACTCCAAATTTTTTCCACCCTCTAGATGTCTCTATGTGGAGATCCAGTGTTAAGATAACCACCATTGAGGACAAGAATAGACTGAAAgaattatattcttcttactttaatattaaattaaatgcTCTCGAGAAGCAATCACGAGTGTGTTACTCTGATCAGGATATATCAGAGGATGAGTTAGTAGTGGAAAGgattcaaaaatttctGAGGAGGAATACCAGAGCTGGACCTATCTCTGAAAAGAGTACGATAAGGGTCCCAGGACGTAAAAGACCGACCAGGTACCAAGAAATGTTAAGGGCCTACGCATTGAAAGGCCAACAGAGGAGTCAAACAACGTTGTAAATAGTAATGATATATAGACAATCATCTCATGTAAATATAACTATAGATCTGCTCATTATAGCCAACGATGTTATTTGTTTTGAATCCTCGAGATTCaggaacaagaaagatCAGGCCATTTAAACCCCGCGGTGAAAACTCCGCACAGTCTTTGTTGTCAATTCActgttgtttgttgttattTCGCGCATGCGCAAGAACTATATATTTAGAtcgaaaatttttcaggCAGTAGAAAAACAACTGGCCCCTCTGTTTATTCTATTCTGCTGAAACACAGATCTGTCATTGTTGTTTGCTGGTATTTTCATTCGCTCCACGTACTTAACAATTTGCATCTTGCAATCAGCTTTCGTTTAACAACAACTTTCAGTGCAACCATAGCAGTGAgaacagaaaaaaaatgctACTAAGCTCTTTGTTTACCTCTTCCTTAGCTACTTTAGCTGCGTTGAAGGTTTCTCAAGCTGCAAACTCCACAAACAGTTCTACACCAGctattgaaattaaaggtAATGCCTTCTTTGATAGTGAATCCGGTGATAGATTTTACATCCGTGGTGTTGATTATCAACCAGGTGGTTCATCCAATTTAACCGATCCCCTAGCTGATGTTGATATCTGTAAAAGAGATATCCCTGTTTTCCAAGATTTAGGTATTAACACCATCAGGGTGTACACTGTTGATAATTCCTTGGACCATGACGAATGTATGAACCTATTATCTAACGCtggtatttatttaattttagaTGTTAACACCCCAGGTGCATCCATTTCCAGATGGGAACCAGCATGTTCATACAATGCCGATTATTTACAAAGTGTTTTTGCTACTATTGATACTTTTGCCAAATATGAGAATGTTCTTGGGTTATTTGCTGGTAATGAAGTCATCAATAGTGATAACACCACTGACACTGCCACTTACGTGAAGGCTGTTGTTAGAGAcatgaagaaatatatcAAGGCCAGAGATTACAGACAAATTCCAGTTGGTTATTCAGCCGCAGATATTGTTGCTAACAGACAATTAGCTGCTGAATATTTCAACTGTGGTGATGATGCTGATGCTAGAATTGATATGTTTGGTGTTAACGATTATTCATGGTGTGGTCAATCATCATTTATGGTGTCTGGTTACAAGGAAAAGATGAGTTTATACCAAGATTATTCTCTTCCAATCTTCTTGAGTGAATTTGGTTGTAATAAAGTTCCCTCTTCAAGACCCTTTACTGAAATTGAAGCCATTTATTCCACTGAAATGTCATCTGTTTTTTCTGGTGGGTTGGTTTATGAATATTCCAACGAAGCTAATAAGTATGGGCTAGTGGAAATTGATGGTGACAAAGTGACCAAATTGACTGATTTtgagaatttgaaatcagAATACGCCAAGGTTTCTAACCCATCCGGTGATGGTGGTTACTCTACAGACAACAAGGTTTCCACTTGTCCTGATTATGAAAAGGGTGTCTGGGAAGCCAACAACACATTACCAGATATGCCAAGTGCTGCATCTGCGTATTTCAAGAGTGGTGCTGGTGAACCAATGGGTACTATTATTTCCACTCAAGAAATGTGTGATAGTGACGATGAAGACGATGActcttcctcctcctcatcTAATACCATCacctcttcttcaactgTTGAATCCTCCACTTCCAGTGCAGTAAGCAACAGTACCTCATCCTCCACAGCCACTTCCACTTCCGCTTCGTCTTCTTCTGCCTCAAGCACTTCCtccacttcttcaaaatctaAGGGGTCTGCTGGGGCACTAGAAGTACCAGTTTTTTTCCATGTTCTTGCCGAATTATGGAATTATGTTATCTAGTTCATTTGTTCATTGCGCGCGTGCCTAGCTTGGCAAAGGCAACTATTAAAATAAttagataaaaataaataaagttGGGCGAATATAATCTATGTACTTACAATGAATGCTAtgtaaaatattatatttttttttaaatattggatttattgatttatcATGAATTGAGGCATTAGATTAAAGTATATTATTAAGTTGCATGTGTTTTTTGATCCTATTGAAAGTATCACCTTTATATGCTGTGGAATTACCATCTTgtgattcttcattattatacGTTGGGGGCGACACTGAAACAGGTGGAGGAGACTGTTTCTGTCTCTTATTCAGATTTGGATCTTGATTTtggaatatatattcattagattgtattattggttctgaatttgaatttggacTTATTCTGTTACTATGGGAAGCCACCATCATTTGAGGAGTATCCTCTGACAAATGACGTTTCAAAGAGAACGGTGGATGTATGGTagattgttgttgttgttgttgttgctgctgctgttgttgttgttgtaaaTTTGGATGAGATCGACGTTGAATTATATCTTGATCTGTAGTTAGGGGAGCAGCATATGAATATTGAATATCAGTGGTAGTATGAGGGGATGGTAAGGAGGGTCCTACTGGGAGTCTTCCTGATGCAATTATTGGATAATACATATGACTATTATATTGAGTTTGGAAAGGTGGATGCGATTGTGGTTGTGGAACCATATGaatattagtattattatctgGGCTTCTGTTAGccaaattatttgaattgagAAGTTGcttcaattttaaattctcATTTATACAATTAAGAAGCTCAATTCTATTATCATTAGATTTTTCctctaataatttatatttcttctccCACGTACTCAAAAGCGTTTGCAAATTTTCTACTGATTTTTCCAGTACCTGAATTCGATTTGCCTTTCTTTCTCTATAGGCTCTTTGAGCGTCtctattttgttttcttctcttaGCAGCAGAAGAGGCAGACGAATGCTTCGATGAGGATTGATCATTGCTACTATCTCTCCCATTGGAAGAAGTATCACTCTCTCCACTCTCGCTGATCTCCGCGGAGGACACTTTCAATGTCATTGTCTCGCAGTTTTCGTtggaggtggtggtggtcGGGGTGGTACTGGTAGTAGTAGTagtggtggtggtggtgggCGACAAGAGATTTTTCGTCTCGCCGTCAGCTTGtggttcttcaatggatgtCATTTGGTTAAGTACGTACACACGCGATGTGATCAAAGGCTGCGATACTTAGTAATCAAGAGGAGAGTTTGGGAGGCCCAACGGTTTGACAAGTCTCGAGAATTCTGGAACCCATTTCTTAAATATCAAAGGCAAGTGACTAACGGCCCCGATCATCATCGAGGTTTGCATTGGCAGACAATAGCTGACATGAACAAGCACAGAATGCGCGTACTTGCTTGCCATGATGTAAGCGctttcttctcttgtttTTTTTGCTCGGTATCCTTTATCGCTGCTCCCCTTATCGCCGGTATCTTTCTTCCAGGGCGGATTACTAATAACCATTCTTTGGTGTTAGGGCTGGACCGTCCCCCTTCGGGCTTACCGGGACGGACACGCCCTAGACCCAGCCCTAGGGCACGAAAGGCAGGGCTGGCGCAGACAATGACTGCGTGTTACGTAACCCGAGAATGTCATATCTCCGATTCGTTGCACACAGGGCCAGGCACAAAAATCACTCAAACAAGCGTGCTTACGCGAGTTTGGTTTTTGCATTTAGGGTTTTAACGGATATGGACCTATCGACACCCGTTCCGTGCCTGGGCCGTACAATTGCAGGAAAGATCGGTTATTACGACTATCCGCACTTGGCTAATTTTGCTCACACTTACATGACTACTACTACATCTGTATGTAcgtatgtatgtatgtacGTATGTGCGTTCACCATCAAGGAGGGCGatctttttcaatcttgCTTCTGTCCATTTTTCTCCTTGGGCGTTGACGTTGACGTTGGGGGTGCCTCTTCCTCGTCCAACTTGATATCGTCCGAGATCTTCTCTCGGGAAGCCCTTGCTTTCgcctcttcctcttccttcTTGATCAATTCTTCCTGTTCCTTCAACACATTCAATTTGAACTCGTTGTCGTCCGTAGTGGGCCTCGTCTCCTCGCTTGCTGCCTCGGTCTCGGCAGCTGCACCTTCTACCACTTGTGGTTGCGTGGAACTCGTCGCATCAATCGCAGCTGGCGGTAATGGCTTACTCGTCGTAGTCTCGGTCTCAGTCTTGCTTGATGTCATCACAGGGGTTGCCGGTTCCTGTGCAATTCCAGATTCTTCCTCTGCCTTCACAGGTTTCGATTCTGCAACGTCTAATTTGGTAACATTGTAAACTGGATCAGGAATCGATCCTAACACTTGAAGAATACCATCGTAATACAGATCCAATAACTTCTCATAATTAGGAACCTCTTTCGAAGGTGAAGTAGCAATGGTCTTATTATATATGGATTCCACCGtctcaattttttcaatattctcTAACCCACCAAAAGTAAACGTCGCACTCAAAACCATCAACACTGAGGGAATCTTCTTTCTCAATCTTAATTCCAACCaaactttcaaattatcaacAAGATTGTTACGAGGAACACCGTACGCCTTCATACCACGCGAAACACACGCATTGTATAACTCTTCGTACGATAATGTGTTCACATTCTCATAATCAATAATCTTATCATCCTCCATGATTGTCTTCAATTGATAACGGATCCTATAACGAAGAACATTATCATTACCGAACGGTCTCAATGACATGAATTTAGACATTGCCACCAATTGAGGTCTCGAAAGGTTATCCAAGATAAGATCATTCTTGAACAATTGAGCAATGGAATTGATCTCTTCATGGTCAAATTTTATTGTGGGATCCTTACCTTCCTTATAGGCATAAagtttcttgaaaaaatttaaaaatttcttcttattctctaaattttcaatggatttaTAATTTATCAACGACGATTCTTCCAACGTTTCGTGTAAAAAAGTTGAAGTCTTTTCCCTaatttcaatcaatttatTACGCTTCTTTTGTTTATCCTTACCTGATTCATAAGTGGAGGGCAACAAGTTGGGGAAGATCTTTAAAGCTATAGGTAATAGCAATTCGGCAAAGGGAATAATGACAAACGCGGAAAAGGGCACCAATCTAAAGATATCCCCCATCGttctcttcaattgattattcTCACGTCTGGATAATTCATAACCttgaacaaatttaatCAGTAATTTCGTGGAAATCTTAAGTTCGTAACCTAGAAGCTTAGTACCGTTAACGTAATGCTTGACTTCATGTTTAATTCGTTGCATCAAGGgttccttttccttcttgatAATGGTGGTGCTGGTGGCCGGTTCTTTACCCTCCGGTTCCACATTGGATGTCGAGTATAATCTCACCGCAGCGGATGGTGCACTTGGCAAATGTCGATATGGTAATATGATATTGGTACTCCTAAGGAATAATAACCCTCGGGATTGTTTCAGAGCGAATGAACTGCTCCTTATGGGCAAACTTATCATCACCATTTTCTACAACGAATTTTGTCTTATGTGATGAAATCTAACTTTTGAGGGAATTAATATCACAATGGTCagtatatatatgtatatataatgGATGACTTCGTCTCAATGAGATCTGGCAAATCATAAACTAGTGTGAGATGACTTTGTTGGATCctgaaatttgaaaaatcgtTACTCACGCTGAGCGACTTAATCACCAATTAAATTACGCCTAGCTATACGTAATCCAAAAACAAATAGCATAGGGCAAAAGTTAGAATATGTAACGTTATTATATAAACTTGGAATCCATCGTatttttcctcttcctcGATTCAGGGTATATCTTGTAGCCTCTGTTGTTGGATCCACCAAACCAATTAAACCTCCAGCTGATTTCGTGAGCAAATAACTCTCCAAATCCAAGCATGAGACCATTTAGAAAGGGtaagaataaatttatGGAACTGGAACTCACAAATGATATTATCCGACTATACTTGGAATTGGACAACGACAAATTGAGACTCGTGGGGCCCTTCTTATTCTCTTCTATAGTTGAATCGTTATCTGATTCGGTGGTCCTATCTTCTCCTCTGTTCCAGTCTTGTACATCTTGTTCACGCTCCTCTCTgttcattatattcttgTCTTGTTATGGTTCTGGTCTAGTCTATATCCCTGAAAGACTAACTTCGTTTCTAACAAAATTTGATGCCAGGTATTTATTGATCTTGGTTTTTTTACGCATCAGAGAATTCCCGCCCGCAGTGTCATAATATTCATTTCCTATTTCTTGTTGAATAATCAATGATTGACAGATGCCCCCTGCGTTCTTCTAAAGTGTGAAGTCCACTTTAGtatcaaaattaaaataaacattaaacatattattcattactatttaaaaaaaagataaagaaCGTAAAGGTTATATACTGTTAGATATATAAATGGGTATCGAATGAGGTAGgtataaattcaataaccTATAATAACAAAGCAGCAGCAGCGGCAAGGGCACCCATACCAACAACAGCTTTAGCAGCACCGTTTTCGGTTTGTTGAGCAACAGTGGCTTGGATCTGACCGTCTGTAATTTGAGAGACAGCGGCAATGGTAGAAGAagcagcaacagcagcCTTGGTAGAGACGACGCTGGCCTTAGAAGACGCAGCAGCAGAGGAAGAAGCCTCGACAGAAgaagcagcagcagcagaGGAAGAAGCCTCGACAGAAGAAGCAGCAGCTGTAGATGCAACAGCAGTAGAGGTGGTACTGGATGCAGTGGCAACTGATGAAGTGGCGGCGGCAGCTGTAgaggttgttgttggagCAGCAGATGTGGAAGCGGCAGCAGCAGTGGTTGTTGAAGCCCCAGCGGCTGTGGTATCAGCGGCAAGAGACTCCATATCGTAACCCAAAATAGAGTCAATTTGAGACTTTAATCTGGAAGTGTACCATGGTAATTCCGTCAACATGGAAGAAATACCGGCGAAATCAACTTCACTGTACATAGAAGTGTAAGAATCGTCAGTGGCGGTAGCCAAAGCCATACCGATACTTAGAACACCGGATGGCATATCTTCTAAACTGAAACCGGTACCTGGGGTGGTAGCCAATGACATATAATCGGCCAGATTGGAAGAAACATCTTGCAATAACACACTCAATTCAGCAACTTGAGTGGAAGTTTGAGCAGAAGCAAAGACAGCAGCGGTCAATAAAAGAGCGATCTTGGAgtacattttttttggGTGATAAGTAAGCGAGTGTAAATTtgttattttatttattgtaaGGGATCAATAAAAAGGAGCATGTTAAAATCGTGTTaacttttgaagataatatggtttgtatatatatattttatttacatttttattttcttgcaAATCACTTTTGTTTAGCGTTTGAGTTGTAAGAATGTTCCTTAATGGGTAACCAAATACGTAAATGTTTACGTTTTTCTCATTTGGAGGGCGATCGGAAAGTCTTTAGAAAATGCCAAGCCGTTCTTGAGAGCTGAAAAAAACCGTCAGCCACGAAGCTTTGATGTCGTTAAATACACGCCGTGAGAAACTGCTCACCGTTCAAGAGAACTCCGAACTTGTTCCTTTGCGGCAATGTCAGAGTATAATAGCTAAGCCACTAAGCACAAGGTGCTTTCACTCAGATCAGCAAGTGAATAGTACCTCAAAACTGTGCAGACTACGGTCAACCACATTTAAAACTTATTTAGCTTAAAGATCCCGCAACAAAGTGCCCCCCACTCATCATAACCCAATGACTTGTTGAACAACCATTCTATACGGATGCTCAGCCTCATCATTTAGTTAGGTATACTATTTGTAATAATTCTCATGTAAAAAGTAACTGGCACGATCTATGAGCAGCATTTCTACTGCTGCCCGACTTGAAAAGTCATTGAAGCATTACTTAACAAGTGGTtttctcctcttcttccGCCCACACGTATTAGGAGCCAATAAGTCAGGTTACACACGTGTGCGTATGTATTCACAATTCGcgaaaatattgaaagcCTCATCTCGTTTGAAATCCACATTTCGTTCATTTTTATACGTAACGTTTGAAAGGCGCTcttttttccttcaaaaAGTCGCGTCTTGTACGGCCATTCCTGTCACATCGTTCaaactgaaaaatcaaACAAAGTTTGGTACTGAATCCAGGTACAGAGTTGCGTGCAGAACAACATTTCAAATGTTTGGTCCTCTCTACAGATGTTACTAACGCCTCTTTTCCTGGAACGAGCTCTCCTCTGTTGTTCATGCTACGTTACGTAACTCAGATGTGCAATTGTCACGGTAACTCACGTCAAAACCCCACCTCTCCACTGATTCACTCGTAGGGTTTCAATGAACTTGACGTGACTTTGCAAAGAGATAAACGATGCACAACCAACAAAAGATTCTGCCGTGTTTACTCAGGTATAGAAAAAAGCACATTCTAAACGAAGGATCCAATAAACATTCATATGACAAACATGAAGAAGTATAAAACGTAAAGTATCAAAGATATCAATTgtctttgaagatattcTATTTGCGCTCGATTTAAAATACTACTTTCGTTTTCTCTATAACCCCATATTTTGGATCATTTTCAACAACTTCAATTAGTCGACTATCATAATAAGAattaacaattttttttcttggaagATGTCACTTTCTGAATATTTTACGCCTGTGGCAGATGCTTCTGTTACATTCGATGGTACTCAAGTGAAACTTGACATTCAAGATAACATAACTGAATCCGACATTGAATCCGGTTCCTCTCAATTGCCTCAACAACTAAATGATCTAACATTTCAAGCCAATGGAGGTGAAATGGTGTTAGTTCTAGGTAAGCCAACATCATCACTGTTCAAATCTTTATTCCGTAGTAAGGAATCGTTAGAATATTCACCAAAGGGTTCCATTAAATTCAAGacaaatgaatataaatCATACGCGTCCAAATGTCCTCATCAAATTATTTACAATAACGAACAGGATGTTCATTTCCCCTTTCTTACGGTCCAACAAACAATTGATTTCGCATTAAGTTGTAAATTCGATATTACAAAAAATGAACGTATCAAAATTAGAGATGAATTACTAAGAGAGTTTGGTTTATCGCATGTCATGGATACCGTGGTTGGTAATGATTTCGTTCGTGGTGTTTCTGGTGGTGAACGTAAACGTATTTCtattattgaaacttttATCGCCAATGGGTCTGTATATTTATGGGATAACTCTACTAAGGGTCTTGATTCTTCTACCGCTTTGGATTTTCTTTCCATCCTAAAAAAAATGACTGAAGCAACTAAATCTGTAAATTTGGTCAAGATTTCTCAGGCAAGTGATAAAATTGTTAATAAATTCgataaaatattaatgcTCTCTGATTCGTATCAAGTTTTCTATGGTACTGTCGATGAATGTTTAATTTATTTCCGTGATACTTTAGCTATTCCAAAGAATCCAAATGATTgtattattgaatatttgacctctattttgaatttacaATTTGATAATACTGATTCTTCCGTTGCTTCTATCAGCAGTTCAACTAAGGGGAAAATAACTTCTCATGTTACAGATTTGGCTGTTACTCCATCTTCTGAACTTGATTTATATCATTTGTGGATTAAATCGAAAAACTATCAACATTGGAAAAATGTGATCACCAAATCTAGTAGCACCATCGAATCAACTTCTCTAAATCCCGCTGATGTCACCCCAGTTTTCAAGATTTCATTACCAACTCAAATTAGATATTGTACTCAAAGAGCTTTCCAAAGAAGTTTGGGTGATAAAATCTATTTAACAGCACAAACCATATCGGTTATTATCCAATCTTTAGTTATTGGGTCTTTATTCTATGATATTCCACTCTCTACTCTTGGTTCTTATTCAAGAGGTTCATTAACTTTCTTTTCCATTCtatttttcactttccTGTCTTTAGCTGAAATGCCTGCTGCCTTCCAAAGACAACCAGTAGTGAGTAAACAGGCCCAACTTCATTTTTACTATGCATGGGTCGAAACGTTGGCAACTACTTTCTTCGATTATACCTTCAAATTACTTTTGGTCATTATTTTTAGTATCTTACTATACTTCTTAGCCCATCTACAATATAATGGTGCcagatttttcattttcctaTTGTTTTTGGCTGTGTATAATTTTGCCATGGTctcattattttccttagCGACATTAATATCTCCAACTCTGTCAATTGCAAACTTATTAGCTGGTATCCTATTATTGGCCATTGCTATGTATGCATCTTATGTCatttatttgaaggatATGCATCCTTGGTTCGTTTGGATTGCATACTTAAACCCAGCCAGATACGCTATGGAAGCAATCTTAGCAAATGAATTGTATAATCTAAAATTGGACTGTAAGGACTCCATTGTTCCAAGGGGCCCCACATATGATAACGTCTCATTTACAAGAAAGGCATGTGCTTGGCAAGGTGCTACATTGGGTAACGATTATGTTAGAGGAAGAGATTATTTATCTCAAAGTTTACACTATTCATATAGCCACGTTTGgagaaattttggaattatCATTGCTTTCCTGGTCTTCTTTGTCTTCTGTTCTCTAGTTTCAGCCCATTATGTTAAACCAATATTAAATAAGGAAAGAACTCCTGAATGGCTCAAAAAGTTGAAGAGATCATCTCTATTTCGTTCTAAGACCCCATTGGTCATGAGTGATTCCattgaaatggaaaaggTTACATCTTTCTCTTCCTTATCTTCAGATAGtcccattattattgatatgCAAAACAACAGTGGTACCCTTTCCGAATCTGTTGAAACTCAAAAGCATCTaatttcttggaagaaTATAAACTACACCATAGGTGATAAAAAGTTGATAAATAACGTTTCTGGGTTCATTGGTTCTGGTCTAACTGCTTTAATGGGTGAATCGGGTGCTGGTAAGACAACATTATTGAATGTATTAGCCCAACGTATCGAGAGTGGTGTTGTTACTGGTGAACTACTGATTGATGGTAAACCATTGACAAATGAAAACGCTTTTAGAAGAAGTATCGGGTTTGTCCAACAACAAGATTTACATTTAGATTTGCTAACTGTCAAGGAATCACTGGAAATATCTTGTAGATTGAGAGGTGATGGTGACATGAAGTATTTGGAAACAATCTCATCTTTGTTGAAGTTGCCAATGAACAAGCTGGTTGCTAAGCTATCTCCCActcaaaaaaaattactGTCTATTGGTGTT
It encodes the following:
- the AUS1 gene encoding ATP-binding cassette sterol transporter AUS1; this translates as MSLSEYFTPVADASVTFDGTQVKLDIQDNITESDIESGSSQLPQQLNDLTFQANGGEMVLVLGKPTSSLFKSLFRSKESLEYSPKGSIKFKTNEYKSYASKCPHQIIYNNEQDVHFPFLTVQQTIDFALSCKFDITKNERIKIRDELLREFGLSHVMDTVVGNDFVRGVSGGERKRISIIETFIANGSVYLWDNSTKGLDSSTALDFLSILKKMTEATKSVNLVKISQASDKIVNKFDKILMLSDSYQVFYGTVDECLIYFRDTLAIPKNPNDCIIEYLTSILNLQFDNTDSSVASISSSTKGKITSHVTDLAVTPSSELDLYHLWIKSKNYQHWKNVITKSSSTIESTSLNPADVTPVFKISLPTQIRYCTQRAFQRSLGDKIYLTAQTISVIIQSLVIGSLFYDIPLSTLGSYSRGSLTFFSILFFTFLSLAEMPAAFQRQPVVSKQAQLHFYYAWVETLATTFFDYTFKLLLVIIFSILLYFLAHLQYNGARFFIFLLFLAVYNFAMVSLFSLATLISPTLSIANLLAGILLLAIAMYASYVIYLKDMHPWFVWIAYLNPARYAMEAILANELYNLKLDCKDSIVPRGPTYDNVSFTRKACAWQGATLGNDYVRGRDYLSQSLHYSYSHVWRNFGIIIAFLVFFVFCSLVSAHYVKPILNKERTPEWLKKLKRSSLFRSKTPLVMSDSIEMEKVTSFSSLSSDSPIIIDMQNNSGTLSESVETQKHLISWKNINYTIGDKKLINNVSGFIGSGLTALMGESGAGKTTLLNVLAQRIESGVVTGELLIDGKPLTNENAFRRSIGFVQQQDLHLDLLTVKESLEISCRLRGDGDMKYLETISSLLKLPMNKLVAKLSPTQKKLLSIGVELVTKPSLLLFLDEPTSGLDSEAALTIVKFLKKLSQQGQAIFCTIHQPSKSVISYFDNIFLLKRGGESVFFGPTKDACDYFISKDPSLTFDSEYDNPADFIIDVVGGTTQNEEIVEKENNWANIWENSFEKGAIENDLLSLEREALSENVDYSTSVWEQPSYWKQLLLISRRQYLCTKRDKTYVAAKYLLNSGAGLFIGFSFWNIKKNLSGLQDCIFFCFMALCVSSPLINQVQDKALKSKEVFIARESRSNTYHWSVLLLSQIIIEMPLALTSSTLFFLCAYFCCGFDNSPHIAGVFYLNYILFSAYYLTFGLWLIYAAPNLQTAAVFVAFFYSFTASFCGVMQPYGLFPGFWKFMYRVSPYTYFIDTFVSLLLHDREVVCGNMELVPGQPPVGQTCGQFMAAYIEEYGGYLKNPNTFTVCGYCTYTVGDDFLEVQNMSYGHRWRNFGIECAFVAFNFVAMFVGYYMTYISKVWPKVFRVVGRLFSIRSLFTKASK